A window from Oncorhynchus mykiss isolate Arlee chromosome 9, USDA_OmykA_1.1, whole genome shotgun sequence encodes these proteins:
- the LOC110531172 gene encoding butyrophilin-like protein 8 isoform X2, translating to MGGLVCSWNSSRLSPVRIIRVVLVVGSTDPVRGIVGGDVILPCFLRPTTSAVEESVEWQRPVLEPKEVHLYRDRSDDNVIQYPSYSGRTSLFREELENGNVSLKLTNVKLSDAGNYTCYIPTLGHQKTTIELYVGGAAPRPWLSIVRTKDKEVVLKCEAEGLVYKPELVLLNSKGTILPADEPTERPMDSEGLYTVTHYFTVQKTATNVFTCQVQQLEIKHMRKTQIHVPDKMFHEEAEDLEWKIGFGIGCVVGGVVGGVVGGVVVGVVVFLFMRKNNPNNALKQHPEEKAKETNDGCADSGIPLLEEQQ from the exons TTCTTGTTGTTGGTTCAACGGACCCTGTTCGTGGCATAGTTGGCGGGGATGTCATCTTGCCTTGTTTCCTGAGACCTACCACGAGTGCTGTTGAAGAGTCCGTAGAGTGGCAGAGACCAGTCCTAGAGCCAAAAGAGGTGCATTTGTACCGAGACCGTAGTGATGACAATGTGATCCAGTATCCATCCTACAGTGGAAGGACGTCACTGTTCAGGGAAGAACTGGAGAACGGCAACGTCTCACTAAAGCTGACCAATGTGAAACTCTCTGATGCTGGAAATTACACATGTTACATACCAACGTTAGGCCACCAGAAAACCACCATTGAACTCTATGTCGGCG GTGCAGCCCCTCGGCCATGGCTTTCCATTGTGAGAACCAAAGACAAGGAAGTGGTCCTGAAGTGTGAGGCTGAAGGTTTAGTCTATAAGCCTGAGTTGGTGTTGCTGAACAGTAAGGGAACCATCCTCCCTGCTGATGAACCTACAGAGAGACCCATGGATTCCGAGGGCTTGTACACAGTGACACACTATTTCACTGTCCAGAAGACTGCCACCAATGTGTTCACCTGTCAAGTTCAACAGCTGGAGATCAAACACATGAGGAAGACACAGATTCATGTTCCAG ACAAAATGTTTCATGAGGAAGCAGAGGACTTGGAATGGAAAATTGGATTTGGAATTGGATGTGTTGTAGGGGGTGTTGTAGGGGGTGTTGTAGGGGGTGTTGTGGTGGGTGTTGTAGTTTTTCTGTTCATGCGGAAAAACAACCCCAACAACGCCCTAAAACAGCACCCAGAAGAAAAAGCGAAAG AAACCAATGACGGGTGTGCAGATAGCGGGATTCCCCTCCTCGAGGAACAGcaataa
- the LOC110531172 gene encoding butyrophilin subfamily 1 member A1 isoform X1, which translates to MGGLVCSWNSSRLSPVRIIRVVLVVGSTDPVRGIVGGDVILPCFLRPTTSAVEESVEWQRPVLEPKEVHLYRDRSDDNVIQYPSYSGRTSLFREELENGNVSLKLTNVKLSDAGNYTCYIPTLGHQKTTIELYVGEDGTPSSSLQPTQPPLKDQSGKVRGAAPRPWLSIVRTKDKEVVLKCEAEGLVYKPELVLLNSKGTILPADEPTERPMDSEGLYTVTHYFTVQKTATNVFTCQVQQLEIKHMRKTQIHVPDKMFHEEAEDLEWKIGFGIGCVVGGVVGGVVGGVVVGVVVFLFMRKNNPNNALKQHPEEKAKETNDGCADSGIPLLEEQQ; encoded by the exons TTCTTGTTGTTGGTTCAACGGACCCTGTTCGTGGCATAGTTGGCGGGGATGTCATCTTGCCTTGTTTCCTGAGACCTACCACGAGTGCTGTTGAAGAGTCCGTAGAGTGGCAGAGACCAGTCCTAGAGCCAAAAGAGGTGCATTTGTACCGAGACCGTAGTGATGACAATGTGATCCAGTATCCATCCTACAGTGGAAGGACGTCACTGTTCAGGGAAGAACTGGAGAACGGCAACGTCTCACTAAAGCTGACCAATGTGAAACTCTCTGATGCTGGAAATTACACATGTTACATACCAACGTTAGGCCACCAGAAAACCACCATTGAACTCTATGTCGGCG AGGACGGGACTCCTTCATCCTCCCTCCAACCCACCCAACCGCCCCTGAAAGACCAATCAGGGAAAGTCAGGG GTGCAGCCCCTCGGCCATGGCTTTCCATTGTGAGAACCAAAGACAAGGAAGTGGTCCTGAAGTGTGAGGCTGAAGGTTTAGTCTATAAGCCTGAGTTGGTGTTGCTGAACAGTAAGGGAACCATCCTCCCTGCTGATGAACCTACAGAGAGACCCATGGATTCCGAGGGCTTGTACACAGTGACACACTATTTCACTGTCCAGAAGACTGCCACCAATGTGTTCACCTGTCAAGTTCAACAGCTGGAGATCAAACACATGAGGAAGACACAGATTCATGTTCCAG ACAAAATGTTTCATGAGGAAGCAGAGGACTTGGAATGGAAAATTGGATTTGGAATTGGATGTGTTGTAGGGGGTGTTGTAGGGGGTGTTGTAGGGGGTGTTGTGGTGGGTGTTGTAGTTTTTCTGTTCATGCGGAAAAACAACCCCAACAACGCCCTAAAACAGCACCCAGAAGAAAAAGCGAAAG AAACCAATGACGGGTGTGCAGATAGCGGGATTCCCCTCCTCGAGGAACAGcaataa